The window GCAACGCCTCGGGCCCGGTGGCGCCGTTTGCGCCGGGCAGCCTGGGTGCCAAGGGGTCGCTCTACGTTACGCGCCAGACCCTGTTCACCCACATCGCCACGCGCGAGGCTACGCAGGCCATGGCCGACGACCTGTTTGCAGTGGTCGCCAGCGGGCAGGTCAAGATCCACATCGACCAGCGTTATCCGCTGGCCGACGTGCAGCAGGCGCACCGCGACCTGGAAGCACGCAAGACCACCGGCTGCACCATCCTCACGCTGTGAGCGCGGTCGTCCAGACACCCACCTTCGACCAGTGGCTGGCGGGAGCGCGCCGGGCGGCGCAGCAGCCCCCGGCCCAGCCCCGCCAGCCGCTGGTGGTGGCAGGGCAGGTGGTGGGGTCGGTGGCACCAGGGTTTTTGAGTCAGATCAGCCTGAAGCGCTTGTTTGATAAGCGCTATCAGCTATCAGAAACAGAGCAATCTGAGGGCTCTGCGTGGCATTTGCAGGCACCGCCCGCCGACGCCACGGATGCCCTCAACACCCTGGCCGCCGCGCTGCGCGATGTGGGCCTGTGTGGCCCCTGGCGCGACGAGCAGCTGGCGGTGACCAACCCAGCGGGCGAGGTCATCGGCACGGTGGAGCGCGGTGCCGTGCGCGTGCTGGGCGTGGCCACCCGGGCCGTGCACCTGGTGGGCGTGGCGCCTGACGGGCGCATGTGGGTGCAAAAGCGCTCCATGACCAAACCCAACAACCCCGGGCTGTGGGACACGCTGATGGGCGGCATGGTGTCGGCCGCCGACTCGCTGCCGCAGGCCCTGGCCCGCGAAACCTGGGAAGAGGCCGGTTTGCGGGTCGATGCATTGGCCGACGTGGCGCACGGTGGGCGGGTGCTGTTCAGCCGCCCCAGCCGTGAGGGCGGTGGCGCAGGCTTCATGGTCGAACGCATCGACTGGTTCCGTGCCCAGGTGCCCCAGGGCACGGAGCCCGACAACCAGGATGGCGAGGTCGAGCACTTTGCATTGCTGCCCCTGGACGTGGTGCGCGAGCGCGTGGCGCAGGGGCTGTTCACGCTGGAGGCCGGGCTGGTGATCGCAGGGTTCCTGGGGGCTTAGAGTCTGGGCAGCGCGGGCAGCGCGGGCAGTGTGGATGGCGTGGTGCGCGGCAGCCTCGCATCGCAGTAAGCAGTGATTTGCTATCTGTTCGATAGCTGCATGCGCTTTATCAATCGGCACTGGCAGCCGGTTTGGTTCCATTTTTGTGTCCAGCGCCCGTGCGCCCCCGCTGCACCGCCACTGCCTTCACCAGGTCCCAGGCCGCGTGCGCCACGGGCGAGAGCGCACGGTGTCGACGGTGCACCAGCATGATCTCGCGGTCCACGCGCGGCACCAGGGGGCGCACCGCCAGCCGTGCCAGGCCTTCGGGCGGTAGTGCCAGGGTGGGGATGACCGAGATACCCAGGCCCGCGTCCAGCATGCGGAATATCGTGGTGGGGTGGCCCACCTCCTGGGCCACCGTGCAGGCCACCCCGTGCTCGGCCAGGGCGCGGTCGATCAGGCGGCGGCTGCCGGAGTCGTGGTCCAGCAGCACCAGCGCTTCGCCCTGCAGGTCGGTCCAGCGCACCTGGCGTTTGCCTGCCAGCCGGTGGCCGGGTGGGCAGGCCAGGCAGAAGGGTTCGGTCAGGATGGTCTCGCAATGCAGCGCCTCGCGCTCGCTGGGGTCGATGACCACGCCGAAATCCACTTCGCCCGACAGCACGCTGGCCAGCACCGCGCTCTGGATGCGGTCCAGCAGCACCAGCTCCAGCCCGGGCAGGGTGCGCTGGCATTCGGCGATGCAGTCGGGCATGAGGTTGGCCGACAGCGTGGGGCTGCTGGCCACGCGCACGCGTCCGCGCCGCTGGGTGGCCAGCTCCCGCACGTCCAGCAGTGTGTTCTCCAGCTCCTCCAGCACGCGTGGCAGGCGGGCCGACAGGCGCTGGCCGGCATCGGTCAGCGTCACCTCGCGCGTGGTGCGGTTGAGCAACTTCAGGCCCAGCTGGGCTTCCAGCTCGGTGATGCAGCGGCTCACGGCCGGTTGGGTCAAGCCCACCGCATCGCCAGTGCGGCTGAAGTTGCGGGTGGCGGCCACCGACTGAAACACATGCAGCTGGCGCAGGGTGATATTCATGAGCTTGAATCATAAATCCATCAGAGAAATCCATTTCTCTTTGGAATCCGGCTGCGGTCCAATGCATGTCTTCGGGGTTTGTGTGCCCCATGTCCTTTTGCATTTTTTGCGCTGCCGCTGCGCTGTCACCCATGGCCCGTTCCCGCTTCCTTCCTGACAACTTCACCCTGGCCTTGCTGGGCACCGTCACCCTTGCCAGCGTGTTGCCCGCATCGGGCGTGGCGGCCCAGGCGTTGGAGGGCATCACCGTGGCGGCCGTGGCGCTGCTGTTCTTCTTGCACGGTGCCAAGCTCTCGCGGGATGCCATCGTGGCGGGGCTCTCGCACTGGCGGCTGCACCTGGTGGTGGTGGGCACCACGTTTGTGCTGTTCCCCTTGCTGGGCTGGGCGCTGCGGCCGGTGCTGCTGCCGCTGGTCACGCCGGGGCTTTACACCGGCATCCTGTACCTGTGCGTGCTGCCCGCCACAGTGCAGTCGGCCATTGCGTTCACGGCCATGGCGCGTGGCAACATGCCGGCGGCGATCTGCAGCGCGTCGGCATCGACCCTGCTGGGCATTGTGATCACGCCGTTGCTGGTGGGGCTGCTGCTGCCCGAGGCGCAGCAGCAGGCGGGCGCCG of the Acidovorax sp. 107 genome contains:
- a CDS encoding DUF4743 domain-containing protein, with amino-acid sequence MSAVVQTPTFDQWLAGARRAAQQPPAQPRQPLVVAGQVVGSVAPGFLSQISLKRLFDKRYQLSETEQSEGSAWHLQAPPADATDALNTLAAALRDVGLCGPWRDEQLAVTNPAGEVIGTVERGAVRVLGVATRAVHLVGVAPDGRMWVQKRSMTKPNNPGLWDTLMGGMVSAADSLPQALARETWEEAGLRVDALADVAHGGRVLFSRPSREGGGAGFMVERIDWFRAQVPQGTEPDNQDGEVEHFALLPLDVVRERVAQGLFTLEAGLVIAGFLGA
- a CDS encoding LysR family transcriptional regulator, with the translated sequence MNITLRQLHVFQSVAATRNFSRTGDAVGLTQPAVSRCITELEAQLGLKLLNRTTREVTLTDAGQRLSARLPRVLEELENTLLDVRELATQRRGRVRVASSPTLSANLMPDCIAECQRTLPGLELVLLDRIQSAVLASVLSGEVDFGVVIDPSEREALHCETILTEPFCLACPPGHRLAGKRQVRWTDLQGEALVLLDHDSGSRRLIDRALAEHGVACTVAQEVGHPTTIFRMLDAGLGISVIPTLALPPEGLARLAVRPLVPRVDREIMLVHRRHRALSPVAHAAWDLVKAVAVQRGRTGAGHKNGTKPAASAD